A part of Canis lupus familiaris isolate Mischka breed German Shepherd chromosome 4, alternate assembly UU_Cfam_GSD_1.0, whole genome shotgun sequence genomic DNA contains:
- the KIAA1191 gene encoding putative monooxygenase p33MONOX isoform X1: MASRQPEVPALEPSGPLGKMSLPIGMYRRAFSYDDALEDPTPMTPPPSDMGSIPWKPVIPERKYQHLAKAEEGETSVSSPAMTMSSATDSVDKAPVVKAKATHVIMNSLITKQTQESIQRFEQQAGLRDAGYTPHKGLTTEETKYLRVAEALHKLKLQSGEITREEKQPASAQSTPSSSPHSSPKQKSRGWFASGSSTALPGPNPSTMDSASGDKDRNLADKWSLFGPRSLQKSDSGGFATQTYRGAQKPSPMELIRVQATRMAEDPATFKPPKMDIPVMEGKKPPPRTHNLKPRDLNVLTPTGF; this comes from the exons ATGGCTTCGAGACAACCAGAAGTGCCTG CTCTTGAGCCTAGTGGGCCTCTAGGCAAGATGTCCCTGCCTATTGGGATGTACCGCCGGGCCTTCAGCTATGATGATGCCCTCGAGGACCCTACACCCATGACTCCTCCTCCATCGGACATGGGCAGCATCCCCTGGAAGCCAGTGATTCCAGAACGCAAGTATCAGCACCTTGCCAAG GCGGAGGAAGGAGAGACCAGTGTCTCCTCCCCTGCCATGACCATGTCATCGGCCACTGACAGTGTGGACAAGGCCCCTGTGGTGAAGGCTAAAGCTACCCATGTCATCATGAATTCTCTGATCACAA AACAGACCCAGGAGAGCATTCAGCGTTTTGAGCAGCAGGCAGGGCTGAGAGATGCTGGCTACACACCACACAAGGGCCTTACCACCGAGGAGACCAAGTACCTTCGAGTGGCAGAAGCGCTCCAC AAACTAAAGCTACAGAGTGGAGAGATaacaagagaagagaagcagccagCTTCAGCCCAGTCTACCCCAAGCAGCAGCCCCCACTCCTCCCCTAAGCAGAAGTCCAG aGGCTGGTTTGCTTCTGGTTCTTCCACAGCCTTACCTGGCCCAAATCCTAGCACCATGGATTCTGCAAGTGGAGACAAGGACAGAAACTTGGCGGATAAATGGAGCCTCTTTGGACCAAGATCTCTTCAGAAGTCTGATTCAG GAGGTTTTGCCACCCAGACTTACAGAGGAGCCCAGAAGCCTTCTCCAATGGAATTGATCCGTGTCCAGGCCACCCGAATGGCTGAAGATCCGGCAACCTTCAAGCCGCCCAAGATGGACATTCCAGTGATGGAAGGGAAGAAACCACCACCACGGACCCATAATCTCAAACCTCGTGACTTAAATGTGCTCACACCCACTGGCTTCTAG
- the KIAA1191 gene encoding putative monooxygenase p33MONOX isoform X2 gives MSLPIGMYRRAFSYDDALEDPTPMTPPPSDMGSIPWKPVIPERKYQHLAKAEEGETSVSSPAMTMSSATDSVDKAPVVKAKATHVIMNSLITKQTQESIQRFEQQAGLRDAGYTPHKGLTTEETKYLRVAEALHKLKLQSGEITREEKQPASAQSTPSSSPHSSPKQKSRGWFASGSSTALPGPNPSTMDSASGDKDRNLADKWSLFGPRSLQKSDSGGFATQTYRGAQKPSPMELIRVQATRMAEDPATFKPPKMDIPVMEGKKPPPRTHNLKPRDLNVLTPTGF, from the exons ATGTCCCTGCCTATTGGGATGTACCGCCGGGCCTTCAGCTATGATGATGCCCTCGAGGACCCTACACCCATGACTCCTCCTCCATCGGACATGGGCAGCATCCCCTGGAAGCCAGTGATTCCAGAACGCAAGTATCAGCACCTTGCCAAG GCGGAGGAAGGAGAGACCAGTGTCTCCTCCCCTGCCATGACCATGTCATCGGCCACTGACAGTGTGGACAAGGCCCCTGTGGTGAAGGCTAAAGCTACCCATGTCATCATGAATTCTCTGATCACAA AACAGACCCAGGAGAGCATTCAGCGTTTTGAGCAGCAGGCAGGGCTGAGAGATGCTGGCTACACACCACACAAGGGCCTTACCACCGAGGAGACCAAGTACCTTCGAGTGGCAGAAGCGCTCCAC AAACTAAAGCTACAGAGTGGAGAGATaacaagagaagagaagcagccagCTTCAGCCCAGTCTACCCCAAGCAGCAGCCCCCACTCCTCCCCTAAGCAGAAGTCCAG aGGCTGGTTTGCTTCTGGTTCTTCCACAGCCTTACCTGGCCCAAATCCTAGCACCATGGATTCTGCAAGTGGAGACAAGGACAGAAACTTGGCGGATAAATGGAGCCTCTTTGGACCAAGATCTCTTCAGAAGTCTGATTCAG GAGGTTTTGCCACCCAGACTTACAGAGGAGCCCAGAAGCCTTCTCCAATGGAATTGATCCGTGTCCAGGCCACCCGAATGGCTGAAGATCCGGCAACCTTCAAGCCGCCCAAGATGGACATTCCAGTGATGGAAGGGAAGAAACCACCACCACGGACCCATAATCTCAAACCTCGTGACTTAAATGTGCTCACACCCACTGGCTTCTAG